In Miscanthus floridulus cultivar M001 chromosome 5, ASM1932011v1, whole genome shotgun sequence, one genomic interval encodes:
- the LOC136454833 gene encoding subtilisin-like protease SBT1.4, translating to MGLQPGNGAWKQTDFGDGVIIGFIDIGIWPESASFNDSGLGPVRSSWRGKCIDAHGFNASLYNNKLVAAKAFHAAADAMAGSASSTYLASTVQSPRDKNRRTRHARVLNGRGL from the coding sequence ATGGGCCTCCAACCCGGCAACGGCGCCTGGAAGCAGACCGATTTCGGTGACGGCGTCATCATCGGCTTCATCGACATTGGCATATGGCCCGAGAGCGCGAGCTTCAACGACAGCGGGCTCGGCCCTGTCCGGTCGAGTTGGCGGGGCAAGTGTATCGACGCCCACGGCTTCAACGCTAGCTTGTACAACAACAAGCTAGTCGCCGCCAAGGCCTTCCACGCTGCCGCGGACGCCATGGCGGGGAGCGCGAGCAGCACGTACCTGGCCTCGACTGTACAGTCCCCGAGGGACAAGAACAGACGGACACGGCACGCACGTGTCCTCAACGGCCGCGGGCTCTGA